The stretch of DNA CCATTCCCGCCCTTATCGGATTCAGCTCAATATACCGCTGACACGTCAACAAATATCCCTCAGTCTGCACCAGACAACTCTTGTACCGCCCATCCCAAGGCGATCCTGACGTCCCATGGCATTTATTAAAACGCTGCGCATACCGTTGCCCCACGTTCTTCATCAGCCTCGCCAGTTGTTCCACACCCTCCACGCTCAACAACAAGTGCACATGATTACTCATCAGCACATACGCATGAATTCGACACCCGGCAACAACGGCCTCCTCATGTAGCCATTGCCGGTATGCCGCAAAATCCTCATCCACAAAAAAACAACGCTGCCGATCATGCCCTCGCTGAATCACATGTAACGGAACAGCGGGCAACACAAC from Duganella dendranthematis encodes:
- a CDS encoding transposase; the encoded protein is MPRHSRVVLPAVPLHVIQRGHDRQRCFFVDEDFAAYRQWLHEEAVVAGCRIHAYVLMSNHVHLLLSVEGVEQLARLMKNVGQRYAQRFNKCHGTSGSPWDGRYKSCLVQTEGYLLTCQRYIELNPIRAGMVRFPGNYKWSSYRSNAEGRHDGVVTPHLVYDRMGRDASARRQAYLRLFQQALTPMQVEQIRAAGNGSGVLGDAAFVASHQRPTRNRK